The Oncorhynchus gorbuscha isolate QuinsamMale2020 ecotype Even-year linkage group LG06, OgorEven_v1.0, whole genome shotgun sequence sequence gaaacaaGCTATCCCAGAATTCTTTGAGGGACGACCATCCAAAACCCCAGGAAGATATCTGAGGATCAGGAACTACATCCTGGAtcaatggtacacacacacacacacacacacacacacacacacacacacacacacacacacacacacacacacacacacacacacacacacacacaccaatcagagacaTCAAGGTTTAATTTTCAACAtgctttttgtgtgtgtttgtctcaggTTGAAGAGTAAGCCCAGGTACTTGAACAAGACGTCAGTGCGTCCTGGCCTGAAGAACTGTGGAGATGTCAACTGTATTGGCAGAATACACACCTACCTGGAGTTGATAGGAGCCATCAACTTCAACTGTGGTAACTAGGACCCACTTTCTGGTGTGTCAttgtctctttctttttctcagtctctctctctgttcctcttacTTATGCAAATTTTTCTgcttacattttttttgtctGACCTGTCATTTCTGTCTCCACCCTCCATCCAGACCAGGCGGTGTATAACCGTCCCAGGATGGTGGATCGGTCCAAAcccagagacagcagagacactcTGGAATACCAACTGGCACAGAGACTACAGAGCATGGTGAGACAACccatgacctctaacctctgacccccTACTGTCCATCAGATCAACACTTGGCTATGTTAGGTATTTGTCAGGCTTAGGTTTATATGTCATTTGTTTGTTTTATTAAAGGTCCCTAAACACTACTGTTGTATTTATATTACAGTTCTATGTCAGGTTCATGATGGCTCTTCATCAGGTGTATGTGAGATGTGTATGACATGCTGTTAATGGGTTGTTGATTGGTTGTGTGTCGTAGCGAACCAGGAAGCGTCGTGTGAGGGACGTGTGGGGGAACTGGCGTGACGCTAAAGACCTGGAGGGACAGACATACGAGCACCTGAGTGCAGAGGAGCTAgccctgaggagagaggagatgagacggCAATCTAAACCCTGTAAAGTCTCCAGGCACAGAAGGTGAGCGGGTGATGTATACTAGGAAATACTGTGGTTCCTTATAaatgtgtactgtagatgtggTGTTAaaagtctctccgtcatcaggttgCTGGATCCGTTCCAGTTGATTCCGTGCCGTGTGTTTGgagaggacagaccagagccCTTCCAGGTGATAGTGTGTGCTGAGGCTCTCCTCATCATGGACATGGTAAGTACATACATCTACACAAATATTTAATAAAGTACTCTCTTCATAAAGAACTGTGTAATAGAGTACTATCTTATCTAATATAGCAACTGTGTttacacatggacacacagagCGAGATATCAGTGTGGGTTCTTTACCAAGGCTTAGgtctttttttgtttgtatttttacCCAGCATGCTCATGTGTCGATGGGAGAGGTTATCGGCCTACTGGGAGGAGCTTACAGCGAGGAGGACAAAGTCCTGAAGGTGATACCACCAccgtggtggtgatgatgatgatgatgatgatgataaaggAAATACTGATAACACTAGTATATCCcgcgtgtgtctctctgtatccGTGTGTGTCTTTGTCCTAGATCTTTGCAGCAGAGCCTTGTAACAGTGTGAGTACAGGTCTGCAGTGTGAGATGGACCCGTTGTCTCAGACTCAGGCCTGTGAGATGCTGTCTAGCCTGGGCTCGGCTGTAGTGGGATGGTACCACTCTCACCCCACCTTCCACCCTAACCCTTCTCTacgggatatacacacacaggaccagTTCCAGGTACATATAgctgtgtgtgcgcatgtgactgtgtgtgtgtgcacgtgtgttctgactctgccactcctctctctcagagtTATTTCTCTCGAGGTGGAGCCCCCTTTATTGGGATGATTGTGAGTCCGTTTGACCCCGCTAACCCCTCCCCACGTTCCCAGACCACCTGCCTGATGGTCAGAGAGGACCAAGGACCTACAGGACCACAGAGTacgacacacacacctcttaacATTACCCCTTTTACAACCCATTGTCAACCTGGCatattcatcctctctctctctttctcagagcTGCCCTACAGGTTTGACTACCAGTGTTCCCAGCAGCAGCCTGACTGGGGCCAGCTGATGAGGAGGGCAGAGTGGATCATCTGCAAATATAAACATGCCCACGGCAGTGTCCAGATGGACAGGTTGTTCCGCAGGGACTCTCATCTGACCTGTCTAGAGAAGGTAGATCACACTGCCTCCCTGGCTCATATCGCTGTCTCACCTATAGAGATAGAGGACTCTAGTGCGCAAAAGCCAGTTTTAGCATGGGTAGTGCCATTGAGGACTTTCACCATTTTAGAAGTAGTTAACTGAGTGGGACTTTAaatgggttaaggaaggatcacataattccatcTGGTTCATCGGGAGGGATCAGCCCATTAATTATACTCTTGAACAAACATTCCATAAATGCAGGTGGCATTAAATTGCCAACCTGGTCTTTATACCGGTTGTCTTCAAACCGCACACTAGGTGGCAGTATacaccctttcagtttgtttactAACTCAGTCGCCTTAGTGGGAAAAATACAAAGagtcctctatcattctctattgtctaacccctcctctctgctgtctgtctttTCTCATTTTGCTCTCACCACCCCTGCCTCACTTCTATCTCTCAACCCCTGTCTcacctactctctccttcctgactcaccctctgtatctctctttagATGATGGCATCTTTAGGGCGATATCTGGAGCCCCTGCCAGAGGAGGGAGGTCCCTTCCTTTCCCAGATCCATGCTCTCTTCCAGTCTCACTTTGTTTCCCAGCAACCCAGAGACCAGGATGAGAGCGGAACCTCTGGCTCCCCAGAGCCAATCGACGCCCATGCCTTCCCCTTCGCTCAGCCAATCAACGTCAGCTTAACAGGagacacaggaacacaggaaaaCTGGGAGAATGAATCTGTCTCTCCAACTGATAATTTAGAAACGCCTAATATCAAAACTATTAACTCACACCAAGCTAAAGAAGAGATCTCACATCCAATACGGTTTGGTTCTGTGTTGTTGACTGGTCATGATTA is a genomic window containing:
- the LOC124037819 gene encoding histone H2A deubiquitinase MYSM1-like translates to MADELDVVDIEGDECDPDLGDFGDRAALLQNQYMQSAWKTNTGVLPWELDRSISAENREVIENMLMEEQYYLTGKEMPESVWANAPPNPKPKLKRSPAKSSASGSSTATRWSQQEKVLFETGLAQFGRRWTKISKLVGSRTVFQVKSYARQYFKHKVKSEGNTTAVAPPTAPVVLGHVPETSSAFSTSGLSVPSHLSALTNVVRIERLGDEEEEEVDITDDLSDEGGSGGGVGVIGENRRIEGKGEDLRAGVHTETCEPGAPGELDNQGETHQDLSNQTLPSLGETDQEQPNCSPPSSLTTPSPCLVQAPSGLCEGGTAEPQRDPVESGEDTGGSRWTEAGEGEESEEEEEELKYPEQEVELDPATITEEEKQAIPEFFEGRPSKTPGRYLRIRNYILDQWLKSKPRYLNKTSVRPGLKNCGDVNCIGRIHTYLELIGAINFNCDQAVYNRPRMVDRSKPRDSRDTLEYQLAQRLQSMRTRKRRVRDVWGNWRDAKDLEGQTYEHLSAEELALRREEMRRQSKPCKVSRHRRLLDPFQLIPCRVFGEDRPEPFQVIVCAEALLIMDMHAHVSMGEVIGLLGGAYSEEDKVLKIFAAEPCNSVSTGLQCEMDPLSQTQACEMLSSLGSAVVGWYHSHPTFHPNPSLRDIHTQDQFQSYFSRGGAPFIGMIVSPFDPANPSPRSQTTCLMVREDQGPTGPQKLPYRFDYQCSQQQPDWGQLMRRAEWIICKYKHAHGSVQMDRLFRRDSHLTCLEKMMASLGRYLEPLPEEGGPFLSQIHALFQSHFVSQQPRDQDESGTSGSPEPIDAHAFPFAQPINVSLTGDTGTQENWENESVSPTDNLETPNIKTINSHQAKEEISHPIRFGSVLLTGHDYLF